In Streptomyces seoulensis, the following are encoded in one genomic region:
- a CDS encoding SGNH/GDSL hydrolase family protein, whose product MARGGETARRRRRAALGAVLGGCALVAGSVVPAAAQPHGHGTEYVALGDSYTSGPLIPDQVDANCARSNRNYPSLVAAGKGAETFKDVSCSGATTAEMWRAQGSNGPQLDALDRGTDLVTVQIGGNDVGFGSIIATCARLGATDPAGNPCERSYRAAGYDELTAAAARTAPKVDRVLRAVRARAPHARVLLVGYPDLLPDDGSGCFPDVPFARGDFPYLRDTGKRVNLMLRLVAAWNRVEYVDTYGPTVGHDMCKAPGTRWIEPLRPASPAAPAHPNAQGEAAMARAVLARLDRGHGRH is encoded by the coding sequence ATGGCGCGTGGCGGAGAGACGGCGAGAAGGCGTCGGCGGGCGGCGCTGGGGGCGGTGCTCGGCGGCTGCGCCCTGGTCGCCGGTTCGGTGGTCCCGGCGGCTGCGCAGCCCCACGGCCACGGCACGGAGTACGTGGCGCTCGGGGACTCGTACACCTCGGGGCCCCTGATACCGGACCAGGTGGACGCCAACTGCGCCCGCTCGAACCGGAATTACCCCTCGCTGGTGGCCGCCGGGAAGGGAGCGGAGACCTTCAAGGACGTGAGTTGTTCCGGCGCGACGACCGCCGAGATGTGGCGGGCGCAGGGGAGCAACGGTCCCCAGCTGGACGCGCTGGACCGGGGCACCGACCTGGTCACGGTGCAGATCGGCGGCAACGACGTCGGCTTCGGCTCGATCATCGCCACCTGCGCCCGCCTCGGCGCCACCGACCCGGCGGGCAACCCCTGCGAGCGCTCGTACCGGGCCGCCGGATACGACGAGTTGACGGCCGCCGCCGCCCGTACCGCGCCCAAGGTCGACCGGGTGCTGCGGGCCGTGCGCGCGCGGGCGCCGCACGCCCGGGTGCTGCTGGTCGGCTACCCGGACCTGCTGCCCGACGACGGCTCCGGCTGCTTCCCCGACGTGCCCTTCGCGCGCGGCGACTTCCCGTACCTGCGGGACACGGGCAAGCGGGTCAACCTGATGCTGCGCCTGGTCGCGGCCTGGAACCGGGTGGAGTACGTGGACACCTACGGGCCCACGGTCGGGCACGACATGTGCAAGGCGCCCGGCACGCGCTGGATCGAGCCGCTCCGGCCGGCCTCCCCCGCCGCGCCCGCCCATCCCAACGCGCAGGGCGAGGCGGCGATGGCGCGGGCGGTGCTGGCGCGGCTGGACCGGGGACACGGCCGGCACTGA
- a CDS encoding maltokinase N-terminal cap-like domain-containing protein, which yields MAVIHKTTLTPTKVELLTSWLPTRPWYRGSGAPELERTGGFRLDDPAGEVGIEFMVVTDRSTPEPTAYLAPLTYRGAPLAGAEDALIGTTEHGVLGKRWVYDGCHDPVLTTELLALIGGTAPAVAQSVTDTPDHEVTRSHTGEPLPSAPHTPAPVDDADGTGLPAPHDTVLRVHRVLRPVPGTEMPGCPEGAVGHVATGWPGPDGTRLRAVFMELRAA from the coding sequence ATGGCCGTCATCCACAAGACCACCCTCACCCCGACCAAGGTCGAACTCCTCACCTCCTGGCTCCCCACCCGCCCCTGGTACCGGGGCTCCGGCGCGCCCGAGCTGGAGCGGACCGGAGGCTTCCGGCTGGACGACCCGGCGGGCGAGGTCGGCATCGAGTTCATGGTGGTCACCGACCGCTCCACCCCCGAGCCCACCGCCTACCTGGCCCCGCTCACCTACCGGGGCGCGCCCCTCGCCGGGGCCGAGGACGCCCTGATCGGCACCACGGAACACGGCGTCCTGGGCAAGCGCTGGGTCTACGACGGCTGCCACGACCCGGTGCTGACCACCGAACTGCTCGCCCTGATCGGCGGCACCGCCCCGGCCGTGGCGCAGAGCGTCACCGACACCCCCGACCACGAGGTCACCCGCTCCCACACCGGCGAACCCCTCCCGTCGGCCCCGCACACCCCGGCCCCCGTCGACGACGCCGACGGCACCGGCCTGCCCGCGCCGCACGACACCGTGCTGCGCGTCCACCGCGTCCTGCGCCCGGTCCCCGGCACGGAGATGCCCGGCTGTCCCGAGGGCGCGGTCGGCCATGTCGCGACCGGCTGGCCCGGCCCGGACGGTACCCGGCTGCGCGCGGTCTTCATGGAGCTGCGCGCCGCCTGA